One Rosa chinensis cultivar Old Blush chromosome 5, RchiOBHm-V2, whole genome shotgun sequence genomic region harbors:
- the LOC112166126 gene encoding probable inactive 2-oxoglutarate-dependent dioxygenase AOP2 isoform X2: MGSDSQYQIPTIEFTMNSLVVDRGTAEWYHLCKKVREACENYGCFEIVYDKIPPQTKAETLSASRKLYSLPLETKKNNLTPNRYQGYVGPGVTAPLYEGFGFQEASNYESLRSFTEEIWSHDQFCTVLSMMKQLDELKDMIHLMILDSYGLEKSSNLIMVSKTVLRLHKYTTRPSGEYAMAASAHTDKTFSTILFDDQVSGLEVQTKDEQWAWSSGRMHSVKHRVMMCGEKERHSLISSALPIEGSIIKAQKELVDEDYPQILKDFDYTEFFNFICSSEGRAIDSQMQVYAFAGIGT, from the exons ATGGGTTCAGATTCTCAGTACCAAATTCCGACAATAGAATTCACAATGAATTCGCTTGTAGTGGACCGAGGAACTGCTGAGTGGTACCATCTGTGCAAGAAGGTTCGAGAGGCTTGTGAAAATTATGGTTGCTTCGAAATTGTGTATGATAAGATACCTCCGCAGACAAAAGCCGAAACCCTTTCAGCTTCAAGGAAACTTTACAGCCTTCCACTTGAGACAAAGAAGAACAACCTTACCCCAAACCGTTACCAGGGTTACGTTGGACCGGGTGTCACTGCTCCCTTGTATGAAGGCTTTGGCTTTCAGGAAGCATCGAACTATGAATCCCTTAGAAGCTTCACAGAAGAAATATGGTCTCATGACCAGTTTTG CACTGTCCTTTCTATGATGAAGCAGCTGGATGAGCTGAAAGATATGATTCACTTGATGATTCTTGATAGCTATGGTTTGGAAAAATCATCAAATTTGATCATGGTGTCTAAGACGGTGCTACGGTTACATAAGTACACGACACGTCCTTCAGGGGAGTACGCGATGGCTGCCTCGGCTCACACTGACAAGACTTTTAGCACAATCCTTTTCGATGATCAAGTTTCAGGTCTTGAAGTTCAAACCAAGGACGAACAATGG GCATGGAGCAGTGGCAGAATGCATTCTGTGAAGCATCGGGTGATGATGTGTGGGGAAAAAGAACGACATTCCTTAATATCATCTGCACTTCCAATAGAGGGTTCCATCATCAAAGCACAAAAGGAGCTAGTAGATGAAGACTACCCACAAATTCTTAAAGATTTCGACTATACAGAATTTTTCAACTTCATCTGTTCATCAGAAGGAAGAGCCATTGACTCACAAATGCAAGTTTACGCATTTGCTGGAATTGGAACTTGA
- the LOC112166126 gene encoding probable inactive 2-oxoglutarate-dependent dioxygenase AOP2 isoform X3: MGSDSQYQIPTIEFTMNSLVVDRGTAEWYHLCKKVREACENYGCFEIVYDKIPPQTKAETLSASRKLYSLPLETKKNNLTPNRYQGYVGPGVTAPLYEGFGFQEASNYESLRSFTEEIWSHDQFCTVLSMMKQLDELKDMIHLMILDSYGLEKSSNLIMVSKTVLRLHKYTTRPSGEYAMAASAHTDKTFSTILFDDQVSGLEVQTKDEQWVKLPISPCSFIFVVGDFLMLAMGKLTTHNLQQMIQKFHTKFDNH, encoded by the exons ATGGGTTCAGATTCTCAGTACCAAATTCCGACAATAGAATTCACAATGAATTCGCTTGTAGTGGACCGAGGAACTGCTGAGTGGTACCATCTGTGCAAGAAGGTTCGAGAGGCTTGTGAAAATTATGGTTGCTTCGAAATTGTGTATGATAAGATACCTCCGCAGACAAAAGCCGAAACCCTTTCAGCTTCAAGGAAACTTTACAGCCTTCCACTTGAGACAAAGAAGAACAACCTTACCCCAAACCGTTACCAGGGTTACGTTGGACCGGGTGTCACTGCTCCCTTGTATGAAGGCTTTGGCTTTCAGGAAGCATCGAACTATGAATCCCTTAGAAGCTTCACAGAAGAAATATGGTCTCATGACCAGTTTTG CACTGTCCTTTCTATGATGAAGCAGCTGGATGAGCTGAAAGATATGATTCACTTGATGATTCTTGATAGCTATGGTTTGGAAAAATCATCAAATTTGATCATGGTGTCTAAGACGGTGCTACGGTTACATAAGTACACGACACGTCCTTCAGGGGAGTACGCGATGGCTGCCTCGGCTCACACTGACAAGACTTTTAGCACAATCCTTTTCGATGATCAAGTTTCAGGTCTTGAAGTTCAAACCAAGGACGAACAATGGGTCAAGTTGCCTATATCTCCTTGCTCTTTCATCTTTGTTGTTGGAGACTTCCTCATG CTTGCTATGGGGAAATTGACCACACACAACTTACAACAGATGATTCAAAAGTTCCACACAAAGTTTGACAATCACTAA
- the LOC112164357 gene encoding uncharacterized protein LOC112164357 produces the protein MARRDPPYDTSVATLESIDVDWRIPLINYLKYPDQTTDRRIRYLALNYFLREFIIIATDFFPKWVEAEPLKEASGGTLRQFLFRNIICRFGIPEVFVSDWGAAFIGGEVDKLAYCTSKKNPTATIPYALMFGHDAVLLLEVNIQSLRVLEQHHLIGEDYIQAMWQEHEDLSEKRLEALDSLVMEKQRVARAYDKRTCGRSYSEGELVWKAVLPLGEKLHSRGKWIPRWEGPYIIYKILAKGAFHLKDLDGDIHYNPINDRYLKKYFPNVWDLDE, from the exons atggcgaGAAGAGATCCTCCATACGATACCTCAGTCGCGACCTTGGAATCCATTGACGTGGATTGGCGCATCCCTTTGATCAATTATCTCAAGTATCCTGATCAGACCACGGATAGAAGGATTCGCTATCTTGCCCTCAACTACTTCCTCAGAG AGTTCATCATCATCGCGACTGATTTCTTTCCAAAGTGGGTTGAAGCAGAACCTTTGAAGGAAGCATCTGGTGGCACGTTGAGACAATTCCTATTCAGAAACATCATCTGCAGATTTGGGATCCCAGAAGTTTTTGTTTCGGACTGGGGGGCAGCTTTCATAGGTGGTGAAGTTGATAAACTG GCCTACTGCACATCTAAGAAGAATCCCACCGCGACAATACCttatgctttgatgtttggccatgatgcaGTCCTACTATTAGAAGTCAACATCCAATCATTACGAGTTCTAGAGCAACATCATCTCATTGGAGAAGATTACATTCAGGCTATGTGGCAGGAACATGAAGATCTTAGCGAAAAGCGCTTGGAGGCTTTAGATAGTTTGGTCATGGAAAAGCAACGAGTCGCTCGCGCCTATGACAAGCGGACGTGTGGAAGGAGTTACAGCGAAGGagagttggtttggaaagcagttcTCCCGCTTGGAGAAAAATTACATAGTCGCGGCAAATGGATTCCAcgatgggaaggcccgtacatcaTCTATAAAATCTTAGCGAAAGGagcttttcatctcaaggacCTGGATGGAGATATCCATTATAACCCTATCAATGACAGATACTTGAAGAAATATTTTCCTAATGTCTGGGACTTGGATGAGTAG
- the LOC112166126 gene encoding probable 2-oxoglutarate-dependent dioxygenase AOP1 isoform X1 translates to MGSDSQYQIPTIEFTMNSLVVDRGTAEWYHLCKKVREACENYGCFEIVYDKIPPQTKAETLSASRKLYSLPLETKKNNLTPNRYQGYVGPGVTAPLYEGFGFQEASNYESLRSFTEEIWSHDQFCTVLSMMKQLDELKDMIHLMILDSYGLEKSSNLIMVSKTVLRLHKYTTRPSGEYAMAASAHTDKTFSTILFDDQVSGLEVQTKDEQWVKLPISPCSFIFVVGDFLMAWSSGRMHSVKHRVMMCGEKERHSLISSALPIEGSIIKAQKELVDEDYPQILKDFDYTEFFNFICSSEGRAIDSQMQVYAFAGIGT, encoded by the exons ATGGGTTCAGATTCTCAGTACCAAATTCCGACAATAGAATTCACAATGAATTCGCTTGTAGTGGACCGAGGAACTGCTGAGTGGTACCATCTGTGCAAGAAGGTTCGAGAGGCTTGTGAAAATTATGGTTGCTTCGAAATTGTGTATGATAAGATACCTCCGCAGACAAAAGCCGAAACCCTTTCAGCTTCAAGGAAACTTTACAGCCTTCCACTTGAGACAAAGAAGAACAACCTTACCCCAAACCGTTACCAGGGTTACGTTGGACCGGGTGTCACTGCTCCCTTGTATGAAGGCTTTGGCTTTCAGGAAGCATCGAACTATGAATCCCTTAGAAGCTTCACAGAAGAAATATGGTCTCATGACCAGTTTTG CACTGTCCTTTCTATGATGAAGCAGCTGGATGAGCTGAAAGATATGATTCACTTGATGATTCTTGATAGCTATGGTTTGGAAAAATCATCAAATTTGATCATGGTGTCTAAGACGGTGCTACGGTTACATAAGTACACGACACGTCCTTCAGGGGAGTACGCGATGGCTGCCTCGGCTCACACTGACAAGACTTTTAGCACAATCCTTTTCGATGATCAAGTTTCAGGTCTTGAAGTTCAAACCAAGGACGAACAATGGGTCAAGTTGCCTATATCTCCTTGCTCTTTCATCTTTGTTGTTGGAGACTTCCTCATG GCATGGAGCAGTGGCAGAATGCATTCTGTGAAGCATCGGGTGATGATGTGTGGGGAAAAAGAACGACATTCCTTAATATCATCTGCACTTCCAATAGAGGGTTCCATCATCAAAGCACAAAAGGAGCTAGTAGATGAAGACTACCCACAAATTCTTAAAGATTTCGACTATACAGAATTTTTCAACTTCATCTGTTCATCAGAAGGAAGAGCCATTGACTCACAAATGCAAGTTTACGCATTTGCTGGAATTGGAACTTGA
- the LOC112164358 gene encoding protein WUSCHEL encodes MLCRQSSTGWAPTYDQIRILKELYYNEGVRSPTVEQIQRVSLQLKQYGKIESKNIFYWFENQRAREKQKKKITSDVHVPMKRSRLVGNGNGSNWKPEDQYINFGSSASASASSAGVMIAFN; translated from the coding sequence ATGCTTTGCAGGCAGAGTAGTACCGGGTGGGCTCCCACTTATGATcagataagaatcctcaaggagctttACTATAACGAGGGAGTTAGGTCCCCAACTGTAGAACAGATTCAAAGGGTCTCTCTCCAGCTGAAACAGTACGGAAAGATCGAGAGCAAGAACATCTTTTATTGGTTCGAGAACCAAAGGGCTCgagagaagcagaagaagaagatcactTCGGATGTTCATGTGCCCATGAAAAGATCAAGGCTTGTCGGTAATGGTAATGGTTCTAATTGGAAACCTGAGGATCAATATATTAACTTCGGATCTTCTGcatctgcttctgcttcttcagCTGGTGTGATGATTGCTTTTAACTAG